The region CATTGGCAGTGAGCTTTATCTGAGGTATTTTTTGAATACTTCGTCAATAACCAGTGCAACCAAAGGCCtttttaactattttgataatgttatttattttttattcatacacACCTCCTTCATAATAGCGTATTCTATAAACAGGAACTCTAAATGCATTGAAACGGGTGAGAGCGTAGCTGTAGCTGTACCTTTTGCTTTCAGCCTTTTCCTTCTCTAAGCTCTGGAGGACGTTGTGGGCCAGTAGCTCTTGTGCTGTGGGAGTGTGCGTTATGTCCAGCGGGGCTGCCGGGGCCTCCAGAGGCTCCACCACACTGTGGAACAACCTCTGTCTGAAGGACAGACTGCTGGACACGGCACAAGCAGCTGCACCCCCCCTGAGGATggagagaggatggagagagTGTCAAGGAGGGAAAATTGGAAAAAGGAGAGAGTAAAAGAGGAGAACTGTGACTGTGTAGCTGCAAGAACATAAAAATGTTACTATTTAACATCAAAAAGATTGATGACGGCTTTTTGGAGCTTCTTACCCTTCCCTgtcttgctgcttttctctgtgggtttgtctGACGGTCTGGGTCCATTCCTCTGGAGGCTGGAAACCCTTTAATGACTCTGGGGGGAGGTAAACCAGGATCTCCCCATCATCGGTAACGGCATCTtaacaacaaaagcaaacaaataataatacactGTAATGCAATTCATACATTTGTAAGTTCAAAAAAGCTGATGTTTAACTGCAGAAACTTTCTCCTGGAACAAGGAACCTGAAGTAGTTTCAAGGACTAAAAAGTCCATGGACCTTTGGATAAAAACACAGCTATAGGACATGTACATTAACAATGTCCTCACCTTCACAGACCGGGGACCCTGGGATCAGCCAGTCTTTCAGCTTGTGGTCTATGCAAATCACCAACACGTCGTCCCAAGGAATCTGACAGAAAGCTGGACCCACCATCTCATCTCCATCGTCCCAGTGAGTCATGGTTACTTTGGATCTGGGGTTTCGGGTGTGGCGACCCTTTAGCCTGACCCTTTCCAGAAGGTTTTCCAGCCGTGACATTAGGAGAGGCTGACTGCGGCGTGACACTGGGATTTGAGCGGCGTAGCGAAAGATACAGGAGCAGAGCTCCGACCACGAGtctagacagagagagagggaggcatgATAAAGAAAGTGAGGAAGGAGAAGGAAGTATATCACATGATTATTGGTCATTATTGGATTATCATTCTGTAGTAAGAAATAACCTTTCACACAACGTTGGCATGTTAGTCACTGACCTGTAGCAGAGATTTGGTCCCACTGTGGCAGCTGCAGGCTGAGGACGGCTTGGCGTAACCAGAACAGATGCTGGGCAGAGTTCCAGCCCAAATGAGGGACAAAGTCACGAGTGTTAGGCAGGCAGAACTCGCCGGGCGGCCACGAGAGTCTGCTAAGATCCTGGGACGACACTTTGTCAGCAATGTGAGACAGGACAGCGTTGTACAGCTTGATGACGGGCCCAGGGTCCTCCGGAGGAAGACATGCCGCGGCCCGCTCCTGCCGATGGGCGTACACTCTGGGGCTGAACTCCTGGCTCAAACTGGCCTCTACGAGCTGCACCAGGGTCTGACAGGAGAGTGGGAAGGGTGGAGGAGCACGGGCCAGCAGCCAATGTGTAGCCTGGCTCAACTAGAGAGGGGAGAAGGTGGAGAAGACTTTgaagaaacaattaaaaactatCAATCTACATCAGTGATAACAAAACCGTTTTGGCTAATGACACCTCACAATGAAACCCTTACGGCATTATAAAATGTGAGCACTGAGCAACAAAGAGTCATTTTTCCCTCAAGACTTCtcaaattgtttaattttcaaatctCAACAGTCTTTCACTTGTGAATTGAAAgacattaaacataaaagatCAGGTTGTGTATGCGTAATACCTGTTGGGATCCCTGTATATCACTTGTGGTCTCTGGTATGAAGAAGAATGTGAACTCCGATATCAGGCCTTCCTGGACCAGTGTGTGCAGCATCAGCGCTGAGAGGAAAAGTTCAGGGTTTACACATTTTGAAGTCACATTGTATGTTAGACAGTAGGTATGGAACAGTAGCTGAACTAAAAAGGAAGACGCCCACTTATTGGGGGTTTTCAGAAGCCAAAGCAACGCTACTTGGGCAGAGTGATTAGTGCAACACCTGAAAAGCACAGTTTTTACTCCGCTCCTCACCACGGGGCTTCTCATGTGCTCTGAGCAAATCACTCCGCAGAAGTAGCAGAAGAAGCAGTGCTTCggcttctgagaatatagttccctgCATATATATGGTTAGAAGATGGGTGATGTGACCTCGTCATTTGTACAAgctgtgacaaaacaaatcacaacgTGTAAATTTGAACATGTTGGCATTATTGTGTCAGTGTATTATGAACTTTCTGCTCGCGTTCATCATGCCTAGTTTTATAACAATGGATTCGGCTGCGATGTTTTTTTCGCATTTTTTCAGAACCAGCTGTTTGCACCTTAGTTAGATGGCTTGATTCAGGTGTAGTACCAAATAACCCAGTTACAGAACATGGTGAATGGATTTACTTTAATCTTGTAATTATGTCTTCATTACAGTTATTAACTAATTACCTTCTTGGAGTTTCTGTGTGTCCCCGGTGCCACACTTGGGCCCTGGCACCAGGACGGCCAGAGGCAGCGGGTGGTGCCAGGTGCTGGCTTGCTGTAGCTGTTTGAGCTGAAGCAGGGCTGACAGCAGCTGTACATCCTGCTCGTCGTGCCCGGGCTCGATGATGACGGGCATGGCGGGGAGCAACATCATAAGGGCTCCCGTCCCGTGGAGCTCACCGCTCCCCTCTGTTTTGGACAGGCCGTCTTCGGTCAGAGGGCCTCGGGACGCCTGAGGAGACACCACCGAGACGACTGGTCAGAAAACACTAAGGCACAGTACAAACAGAGTACAAACTAATGTGGCAATAACAACGTGGGTTAATACGTCTCAATATATAGCTAAGCATATATagtgttacattgtgtaaaGCTAATGTTGAGTCTGTAGTATTTTTCTTATCATTAATACttcttttaagtcttttttataCTCATTCTAATTATTGCTCTTCATTACACACAAGCCTTTTAGCTCATCCTCAAGGGCTTTACACACCTTTAAATCAAGTCTGAAGACCTTtgtttttgatgctgcctttctttaaacttttgttgatttcttatactgcactacaacttttattcttgtgttttatctgtttttatatttttttaattgttttatgtaaagcactttgaattgccctgttgctgaaatgtgctctacaaataaagctgccggttgtgacaataaaaacctttatgATTCTGATAGTAGACCCCAAGAGTACAAATATGAGGCTGAAAAGGACAGGGGCTCTTTAAATGAGCAATAACAGTATATACTATCTATATTTATAACCTCAGATTAAAAATAATACCCTGTTGACTACACATGCCctcaaaaacatacacacttatCGATCTCTTTTCTCAGCATTAGACTGCAGTGATCCGTATAAGCTGTGGTCTGACCTTACCTTGATGCTGATGTGGACTTTGTGAGTGCGTTGTCCATTATCCTGCAGTGTGTTGGTGACACAGAGGGTCTGCAGCGTGCCATCTAGCtgctcctccctcccctctgaGTCCTTACCGCCACCAAGCTTCACCACCAGCCAGTCCGACAGGATCCTGaggaaaacagacaggaaaggaCCCGCTCAGTGAAAGGCTCAGCGAACACTAGGGCTCCTTCCTCCATGAGATCtgcatctctgagtccctcaccgtttttcagtcccgtctgaagacccatcttttctgttctacctatccttagtttttttattatacactgTTTCTTCTCTGTAAggcgactttgagcttgggaaaagcgctattcaaatttattattattattattattattattattattattattattattagggctgGATCCCATTATTCATTTGTTGGGTAGGTATTCGATTTTCAATATAGGgatttgaattttctttttccaatacTGTAATAAAGTTTAGACAGATTTAACTTTTGGAGAACTGCAGCCAATCATGTAACCGGCGATCAGACAGGTCTGTTGGTTTTAAGGCGGTATGAGAGTCCCGGTCAGTACACAGGAGGCATAAAAGTGACACTCCCAAGGTATTCAGGACAGACCTACCAACACTGGGTGCCTTGAATGAGAAGAAATTTAACAGGTGACCTTTTGTCATGTTGAAGTGCAGCTGCTTACCTGTCTGCCATGCTGGCTTCACTTTCGTGGTCACTCGGTAGGAGGAGAACAGCTTTCCAGAAGATTCGGTCCGGTGGGTTGGGGATACTTTCTGTCACAAGGGCTGGCAGGTCGAGTGGTGCCCACACCGTCTCActgagagaaacacaaaaaaaggtcaAGATGCTGCTTTGTTACTTGCACCACTGACTGATTAATCAGACTCTGGACTTACTCAAGCAGCTGCTGGTAGTAGTAGTGAACTCTCATCTGGTGGATCACTTCTTGTCTCATTCTCAACAACctgaacaaaatacaaaacatgtttcataTTCAATAGAGCAGCAAAGTGACGTTTATTCAAGGTTCACGAAGACAGTATACTCATAAGTAATTTAGCCATGgtgcaaaatacacacacacacacacacacacacacacacacacacacacaNNNNNNNNNNNNNNNNNNNNNNNNNNNNNNNNNNNNNNNNNNNNNNNNNNNNNNNNNNNNNNNNNNNNNNNNNNNNNNNNNNNNNNNNNNNNNNNNNNNNacactatgacccccccagacctctcaggtcatctgggacaggtctgctttctgtccccagagtcagaactaaacagggggggcagcgttcagtttctatgcgcctcatatctggaacaaactcccagaaacctgcagaaccgctgctactctcagttcttttaaattaaggctgaagacctttctttttgatgttgcctttctctaAATGGTTATTATGCTCAATTTCTTGTACGGCACTGTAACTTCTATCcttgtattttatctgtttttaaacagATTTCGTGTAAACCCTTTGAATTGccatgttgctgaaatgtgctatacaaataaagctgccttgcaggtatgaaaaactgcaaaaacacgCATGGAAAATGACAATGAACATACCTGGTGCTGGAGAGGGCCAGCGTGCCGGCGTTTCCCAGGTTGACCAATCCCCGGGCCAGCTCTGCCATGCAGGGCTGTGCAGGGGCACTGGGAGCCAGCGCCTTCAGTTTGAATCGAGGGTCCACGCAACAAGGAGCTGCAGGGAAACCTCTCATCTGTCTCTTCAGCTGCCGACGCACCGCCACCACATCACGCCACCTGGTTGTACACgaggggagaaaaagaagaaatggatAATACATTGTAAAAGGGTGTTTACAAGCTACATTTAGCCAGAGTTTGAATGGCATACTGGTGTGTCAGATTAATTTCAGCAAGGCAAAGTCAATCTTGAGTCCAATCGCAGAGATTAGAGTTACATGACGTCTGGTTTAACTATTTTTCAAATCGTTTCTTACCTTTTGATGAATTTGTGGATGCGTTGCAGCTCAGCTTCAAGAATTTCTTCAACCAACAGAGCAATGTCTGCATTCAAAGTCTCCTCCACTAGACTGGTACAGACCTGCTCCGTGCATTTAGCTACGCAGTTTGCTTTCTCATTCACTGCATGTCTGAAAAGAGTAAACTTAGTGAAACTCATTTGTGAAAATAAGCGTGCCACTTTTAGACATTAAACTTAATGATACTCCTTTAGTTAACcttataatcattttaaatacttttgttAATTATGCAACTTCTCATCAGACCACTTTGGAAAATGGTTGAGTTTTAAAGCCTTACTGGATCTCAGAGGTTGCTGTCTCATTGATGGTCTCGCTTAAAACTTCATACATGAGCTCTGTGCAGAGAGAGAAGCTGTAATGAACCAGGAAGGCCTCTTGCTCCTGCCTCCGCCTGCCACCGACAAACATGGAAAAGGAAATGGGGATGAGCGGTGGCAATTACAGCTACTCTGATGATACAAGATACACCGATAATGATGACATGTTGAAATGATTGATGTTGAAGAGAAAAGGAACAGAAGTTGCTTCTCTTGGGTGTTTGCGCCTTggatttttgtgttatttaaatgtattatatataacTCATTTACACACTCTGATATGATGCTGTGAAATGAAATCTGCACACATAgggaacttttttttgtgttaaataaaataattatgcAGCCCGACTCTGGATGTCACAACATGCGTATAATCCTTTAACAGTTGGTATGTCTGCTTTAATGGATGGATACAACTTTTGTAACCTTTGCATAAAATTAAACTTCTGACAAATATAATTTTATGTCCTTTGTTTTGGGTCTGGGTTGAGGATGCTGTCCCCTTTCTTAACCAGGTGCAGTGATAAAACAGTGTGCTACAATCAACAAGATGTTATCAGTAGACCAACCTGGCTTCTTCAAGCTTGCGTTTCTCCTCAGCGATGCGCTCCTGCTCCAGCTTGATCTCGGTGGAGGACATCTCCTGCAGCATCTGTCCCAGCACCTCGCTCACCAGAGACTCTGCCTGGACACTGCTCTCCCTGCAGAACCAAAAGCAACAGAACAGCAAGACAGTCATCTTATTAAAAACCATAGAGGGAGGTCGGAGCTCTACGGTCTTTACACACCGTACTCTGAATGAATGATAAGTAGAACATGTGATTTGAATGTAAGATGCACAAGAAAAGTCGGATGGATAAATCACTTGAACTTACGCAAGAGCTGTGGAGGCATAGCTTGCACCAGCGTCTGCTATCTCCCTCACTGCTACTTCCAACACCTCCTCAATCACACAGTCCAGTTCAGCCATGACGTCCTGCAGGAGGggagaaaaacagcagagccaccgtcatgcacacacaaaacactaaaaGGACAGCTAGTTCAGGGTATCTTTAATGAGCTGTAATTAGTACAGGCCCAGCCGTTTTTacttgttggtttgtttttggattatatttaaatattgtgaCTAATTGCATTTGGTCTATGAaaggggggggcagtagctcagtcagtagggagttgggtcggAAACCAGAGggttggtagctggagagatgccagttcaccagTTCAACTTCTCGGgttgcctttccatgggcagcccccccccactccGACATCTACAATGTACAATACCTCACTGTAAAAACAATCCATTACTAGTAAAAGCCCTGCATTCAAGTCAGCAAATTTCTTTAGGAATGCTGCTATTTGTATTATGTACTAATATGTCAAATGTTTGGATAATATGACATATTCATTTGTGGAAGCAGCACAGAAAAATGTActgcagtaaaatgcaacactttCCTTTGGAATGCACAGCATACATATTAAATACTCAAGTTGAAGTACCTCATGTATCTAGTAAATGTTTTCTACATTACCAGATGTACAAGACACCATCAGTAAGGACTACAAGGGTCAGAGCAGAGGTTCTGTTACTGCATGGCAGTGGATGCGTAATAACCACGCACTGGAAAACTCTCGCCCACCTCATTGCTGTACGCCGGTCGAGGTTTGGGGGGAGGTGATGGCGGTTTGACAGGCGGGGGTTGAAATATGGGCTGGAACCGCTGCTGGGCGCCTGCTGGGCGCGCCATGATGGGACAGGGTCCACTGGGCTCTCCCGTCTCGTCTTGAACGGATGGAGGCAACTTGAACGTAGCGGGCATGTCTGGAACGGCCTGCGACTGCAACGCAACGCTGGGTGGTGCCTTCACCTCCACCGTGGCACCGACTCCTGAGACAGTTAAGAAACATGTCAGCAGTCAATGAGTCCAAGTCTTTACATTGCTATGCACAGTAGATGCGAAAAGATCACCTAATTatttagaaattattttaagatGATGCAGGCTCTGTCGatacaaaatgtttaattcctcacaaaaataaattccaGTAGCGGTAAAATGTAGCATTGGATGGATCAGATACGTATTGTAGAGTGGGAAACTTCAAGatctgaaaataataaaaacctatTTCCCACCTCTGCATATAAACAGTGCTGTTAAGGGTAGTTAAAATGAGACAATGCACCATCTATTGCTATCCTTAGCAAATGAGAGAACTGTAAATCAAGAAATAGAAGCTATTTTCCAGGGATACGATCAGGGGAAAAGAGCAAATACCTTTATATTGGCTTGGAGTGGGCTCAGCCAGAAGGCCTTCTCCACGGAACCGGTTCTGGGTGTCGAAGCTGCAGACCGGGGTGTGCTGCAGAGCGCTGGGGAGGGGGCCGCCCTGCACCACCTGTCCAATCAACACCGGTTTCTTTGCGAGGATGACGTCAGACTTCTTCTGTCTGAGAGGCAGCTCTGCCTCCTGATAGGTCGCCCGACTCAGGTCTACCATACTGTGaacaatattaatttattatattaatgtacatttttggAAGCTATAATATTTGTTTGCTAGCAggcagacacgcacacactgtgtatatatatacatacatacatacatacatgtacacacatacatacacacacacaatagaccgacagacagacacagacacagagacacatacacaaaaacacatacacacaaacaaacatttacagacaaaataaaatgcaaattaatatttttaatgatttttgtttttagattccgtctctcacagttgaagtgtacctatgttaaaaattacagacctctacatgctttctAAGTagaaaaacctgcaaaatcaaatcaaaaacttgttctccccactgtgtgtatatatcattTATTATGTACGAATGTGTGTAACTTTAGTTCAGATCATAGGATTCTCTGGGATCGGTATAgaattctattttttattatcaaatttAGCCACTCAAACTTTTAAAAGACACTCACCCATCGTTGACAGTCAGGCCGTACTGCTGGATGAAGTCAATTCCTTCGTCAGTGTTGCGGAACATTAACATGCGAACTATGTCCTCAACTGGAAACGCAGTCGACCGTAGACTCACCGTGTGAGCCAAGTTCAAGACCTTCAAGGCCTTAGCTCGGAcctgtatgcacacacaaatttgAAAGAACATAAATATGATGAAACATGCATTAAATGgcactatactgtatataaaagagCAGTCCCCCTTTTATTAACTCATGTATTTCCTTTTATTCAATGGGTAGTGGTAGTTCTGTTATGTGAAAACAGGAAAAGGACACTGGCTATTGCCTGGATTCTCCTCATGCTTTATTGGGAAGGTTCACAGGCGAGTTCAGCTTTCTAAGCCTAATtcattaataaaagaaaaccaTCTCTGACCTGATTGAAGTATCTGTGTAGGAGGCAACTGGCGAGGTAGGAGGCACCTTTCACCAGCTTGAAGAAGCGCACAAAGTTGTTGCTGTCGACTGCAGTGAACGCGTGCACGGCGAACTTCACCTCGGGGGAATTGCGCACCTCCTCGCGGAATTGCTGCACTTCACTGTGTGGACATGAAGGGTGAGGAAATACTTCTTTACAGCACAGAGCGAGGGCCAAAATGCAGTGAAAGCATACAAACATgcttaaaaataaagtgaagTCACAGCTGAAGATTTGAGAAATTTAAGTAATTTCAATG is a window of Etheostoma cragini isolate CJK2018 chromosome 11, CSU_Ecrag_1.0, whole genome shotgun sequence DNA encoding:
- the mcm3ap gene encoding germinal-center associated nuclear protein isoform X1, producing MNPSNPFGSPQGGAFQAPSNTLKTGLFQSLGQQNSSNQTQTMGFFQPSAFGQPSVLNQPSPHGNTIFGQTPAFGQSSAQPPSLATISQAPAFGQTSVGMSNSGFGNSTAPAFGQTSGSNQGSVFGQMTSFGQTSAFGQAPGFGQQPPGFPNTQMDSGSSTAIGQPQPLGFGQSVFGQPSSTSVTTSVFGTAQSATQSRCFGAPKYNFKPANEATFKPIFSASPEPANPQTAAMSSSPFGSSGSQTSSSTMGSSSSTTGFSLPTGAQSDQLGFSFSQPAAAPSISAQDNPLTTGNRSTSSNTLQFTFSQPAAPSSSSPKAPTTQPTTPSSFSFSAKALQPQAKPLFGGTSFGQPSVFVDTKAKAETSTEEKGSNLEGLGDSNIFSRLSKGTKRKEDPTVASTSSEKHFAGETEEDVPADTDSPRNPSKRPLMRSRGPPVGLFGRALSGIRRDGSNPVKREATKETQQQVPKWEETEREDIQAQGDDLPTTTPPTVQALTRDVLEKAEESDSAKSPDSNLGITTPVRCGVRRESSESLSGVSPTDCTGIRAMNVPPAYNRKDVIEKHFSRFGKVRRVFCRGGKNMAIVHFDDHASAAKAKKKGKLLHRHELTLLWQRKKQSPGDKGSGPAAAKEEGNSQEDTESKAASSPLRTTTHRSSAVPSTLAFSRSSPAKKSSAKSLQFDSEAQRESSTEAQSSECPVSSSLLCLIGQVAETAEDKYRLLEQRDNILRQGRPKRTDLDLSKVFVGTCPDMCPEKERYMRETRKQLSVFEILPDTEMVDHSAAIKEYSRSSADQEEPLPHELRPLPVLSMTMDYLVTQIMDQGDDNYRDWYDFVWNRTRGIRKDIIQQHLCCPYTVSLIEKCTRFHIHCAHHLCEEHMSAFDAKINNENMTKCLQSLKEMYQDLATRQVFCPLEAEFRQYSVLLKLNDGDTLREVQQFREEVRNSPEVKFAVHAFTAVDSNNFVRFFKLVKGASYLASCLLHRYFNQVRAKALKVLNLAHTVSLRSTAFPVEDIVRMLMFRNTDEGIDFIQQYGLTVNDGMVDLSRATYQEAELPLRQKKSDVILAKKPVLIGQVVQGGPLPSALQHTPVCSFDTQNRFRGEGLLAEPTPSQYKVSGVGATVEVKAPPSVALQSQAVPDMPATFKLPPSVQDETGEPSGPCPIMARPAGAQQRFQPIFQPPPVKPPSPPPKPRPAYSNEDVMAELDCVIEEVLEVAVREIADAGASYASTALAESSVQAESLVSEVLGQMLQEMSSTEIKLEQERIAEEKRKLEEARRRQEQEAFLVHYSFSLCTELMYEVLSETINETATSEIQHAVNEKANCVAKCTEQVCTSLVEETLNADIALLVEEILEAELQRIHKFIKRWRDVVAVRRQLKRQMRGFPAAPCCVDPRFKLKALAPSAPAQPCMAELARGLVNLGNAGTLALSSTRLLRMRQEVIHQMRVHYYYQQLLDETVWAPLDLPALVTESIPNPPDRIFWKAVLLLPSDHESEASMADRILSDWLVVKLGGGKDSEGREEQLDGTLQTLCVTNTLQDNGQRTHKVHISIKASRGPLTEDGLSKTEGSGELHGTGALMMLLPAMPVIIEPGHDEQDVQLLSALLQLKQLQQASTWHHPLPLAVLVPGPKCGTGDTQKLQEALMLHTLVQEGLISEFTFFFIPETTSDIQGSQQLSQATHWLLARAPPPFPLSCQTLVQLVEASLSQEFSPRVYAHRQERAAACLPPEDPGPVIKLYNAVLSHIADKVSSQDLSRLSWPPGEFCLPNTRDFVPHLGWNSAQHLFWLRQAVLSLQLPQWDQISATDSWSELCSCIFRYAAQIPVSRRSQPLLMSRLENLLERVRLKGRHTRNPRSKVTMTHWDDGDEMVGPAFCQIPWDDVLVICIDHKLKDWLIPGSPVCEDAVTDDGEILVYLPPESLKGFQPPEEWTQTVRQTHREKQQDREGGGAAACAVSSSLSFRQRLFHSVVEPLEAPAAPLDITHTPTAQELLAHNVLQSLEKEKAESKRSMEQLQRWLDGDPLDPLETLSTSLFIPSSTLLSMTTIKPAPTAQTRDATPTQEPEPSDLSDQADWPKAPPVSMASRLKELEQQILASREEELACRLRLSSMLSIVDD
- the mcm3ap gene encoding germinal-center associated nuclear protein isoform X2, whose product is MNPSNPFGSPQGGAFQAPSNTLKTGLFQSLGQQNSSNQTQTMGFFQPSAFGQPSVLNQPSPHGNTIFGQTPAFGQSSAQPPSLATISQAPAFGQTSVGMSNSGFGNSTAPAFGQTSGSNQGSVFGQMTSFGQTSAFGQAPGFGQQPPGFPNTQMDSGSSTAIGQPQPLGFGQSVFGQPSSTSVTTSVFGTAQSATQSRCFGAPKYNFKPANEATFKPIFSASPEPANPQTAAMSSSPFGSSGSQTSSSTMGSSSSTTGFSLPTGAQSDQLGFSFSQPAAAPSISAQDNPLTTGNRSTSSNTLQFTFSQPAAPSSSSPKAPTTQPTTPSSFSFSAKALQPQAKPLFGGTSFGQPSVFVDTKAKAETSTEEKGSNLEGLGDSNIFSRLSKGTKRKEDPTVASTSSEKHFAGETEEDVPADTDSPRNPSKRPLMRSRGPPVGLFGRALSGIRRDGSNPVKREATKETQQQVPKWEETEREDIQAQGDDLPTTTPPTVQALTRDVLEKAEESDSAKSPDSNLGITTPVRCGVRRESSESLSGVSPTDCTGIRAMNVPPAYNRKDVIEKHFSRFGKVRRVFCRGGKNMAIVHFDDHASAAKAKKKGKLLHRHELTLLWQRKKQSPGDKGSGPAAAKEEGNSQEDTESKAASSPLRTTTHRSSAVPSTLAFSRSSPAKKSSAKSLQFDSEAQRESSTEAQSSECPVSSSLLCLIGQVAETAEDKYRLLEQRDNILRQGRPKRTDLDLSKVFVGTCPDMCPEKERYMRETRKQLSVFEILPDTEMVDHSAAIKEYSRSSADQEEPLPHELRPLPVLSMTMDYLVTQIMDQGDDNYRDWYDFVWNRTRGIRKDIIQQHLCCPYTVSLIEKCTRFHIHCAHHLCEEHMSAFDAKINNENMTKCLQSLKEMYQDLATRQVFCPLEAEFRQYSVLLKLNDGDTLREVQQFREEVRNSPEVKFAVHAFTAVDSNNFVRFFKLVKGASYLASCLLHRYFNQVRAKALKVLNLAHTVSLRSTAFPVEDIVRMLMFRNTDEGIDFIQQYGLTVNDGMVDLSRATYQEAELPLRQKKSDVILAKKPVLIGQVVQGGPLPSALQHTPVCSFDTQNRFRGEGLLAEPTPSQYKGVGATVEVKAPPSVALQSQAVPDMPATFKLPPSVQDETGEPSGPCPIMARPAGAQQRFQPIFQPPPVKPPSPPPKPRPAYSNEDVMAELDCVIEEVLEVAVREIADAGASYASTALAESSVQAESLVSEVLGQMLQEMSSTEIKLEQERIAEEKRKLEEARRRQEQEAFLVHYSFSLCTELMYEVLSETINETATSEIQHAVNEKANCVAKCTEQVCTSLVEETLNADIALLVEEILEAELQRIHKFIKRWRDVVAVRRQLKRQMRGFPAAPCCVDPRFKLKALAPSAPAQPCMAELARGLVNLGNAGTLALSSTRLLRMRQEVIHQMRVHYYYQQLLDETVWAPLDLPALVTESIPNPPDRIFWKAVLLLPSDHESEASMADRILSDWLVVKLGGGKDSEGREEQLDGTLQTLCVTNTLQDNGQRTHKVHISIKASRGPLTEDGLSKTEGSGELHGTGALMMLLPAMPVIIEPGHDEQDVQLLSALLQLKQLQQASTWHHPLPLAVLVPGPKCGTGDTQKLQEALMLHTLVQEGLISEFTFFFIPETTSDIQGSQQLSQATHWLLARAPPPFPLSCQTLVQLVEASLSQEFSPRVYAHRQERAAACLPPEDPGPVIKLYNAVLSHIADKVSSQDLSRLSWPPGEFCLPNTRDFVPHLGWNSAQHLFWLRQAVLSLQLPQWDQISATDSWSELCSCIFRYAAQIPVSRRSQPLLMSRLENLLERVRLKGRHTRNPRSKVTMTHWDDGDEMVGPAFCQIPWDDVLVICIDHKLKDWLIPGSPVCEDAVTDDGEILVYLPPESLKGFQPPEEWTQTVRQTHREKQQDREGGGAAACAVSSSLSFRQRLFHSVVEPLEAPAAPLDITHTPTAQELLAHNVLQSLEKEKAESKRSMEQLQRWLDGDPLDPLETLSTSLFIPSSTLLSMTTIKPAPTAQTRDATPTQEPEPSDLSDQADWPKAPPVSMASRLKELEQQILASREEELACRLRLSSMLSIVDD